In Paucidesulfovibrio gracilis DSM 16080, the sequence GGTTCGTGGCGCGGTCAGGCGTATTTTTCCTGAATGAGCCGGGCCAGCGCCTCAGGCGTAAACCCGTACTCTTCTTCCAATTTCTTGTAGGGGGCGGAATGTCCGAAATGGTCCATGCCCTTTACCAGGCCGTCCATGCCCACGTAGCGGTACCAGATGTCGGGACGTCCGGCCTCCACGGCCACACGGCGCGCCACCTTGGGCAGGAGCACGGCATCCTTGTATTCCCGGCTCTGCTCCTCAAAGAGAGTCACCGAGGGAATGCTTACGATGCGGATGTTGTATCCGGACAGGAGCTTGGCCGCTTTCATGGACAGGGAAACCTCGGAGCCGGTGGCCACGATGACCATGTCCACGGCATCGGGTCCGCCTTCGGGATCCTGGATCACGTAGCCGCCCTTGCGCACGCCTTCCGCCATTTGCGGATATTCGGCCGGATCCAGCACGGGCAGTCCCTGACGGGTCAGGAACAGGCAGGACGGCCGTTTTTCCTGGCGCAGGGCCACGTCCAGACAGAGCGCGGTTTCCGTGGCATCGGCCGGACGCAGATCAATGACTTCCGGAATGAGCCGCAGGGAGGAGATGTGCTCCACAGGCTGGTGCGTGGGACCGTCCTCGCCCAGATAAAACGAATCGTGGGTGAACACGAACAGGGAGGGCAACTCCTGCAGGGCGCTCATGCGCACGGCGTTGCGGCAGTAGTCCGAAAAGGTCAGGAAGGTGGCGCCAAAGGGAATCACCCCGCCATGCAGGGCCAGTCCGTTGACAATGGCGGCCATGGGGAATTCCCGCACGCCAAAGGAAAGGTTGCGCGCTGCAAACCCGTCCACGCCAAAGCAGCCCACGTGGTCGCGGAACTTGGCGGTCTGGTTGGAGGGGTCCAGGTCGGCGGAGCCGCCCACAAGCTGGGGCAGCTGGTCCATGATGTGGTTCAGGCACGCGCCCCAGGCCTTGCGCGTGGCCACGCTCTCCCCGGGGGTGAAGCCGGGCATCTCCACCTGGAGACCCGAACGGGGACCGGTGAAGAGGTTCCACTTGGCCGCAAAGTCTTCATCCTTGAGCTTGGCATCCAGAGCGGCCTTCCAGTCCTCCACACGCTTGCCCAACGCATCGAACCGGGCGCGGAAATGATTCAGGGCCGTGTCCGGCACCTGGAAAAATTGTTCGGGATCCAGGCCCATCTTGGTCTTGGACGCCGCGATCTCCTCGGGCGGCAGGGGCGAACCATGGGTCTCGTGGTCGCCCTCGCGTCCGGCCGTACCCTGGGCCATGACGGTATGGCCGATGATGATGCTGGGCCGGGCCACTTCCATCTGGGCGCGCTTCACGGCTTCGGCGATGGCCTCGCGGTCATGGCCGTCCACTTCCTGCACATGCCAGCCAAAGGACTCGAACGCCTGGGCATAATTGGTGCAGTCCACGCGGGAACACGCGCCCGCGATCTGGACCTTGTTGGAATCGTAGAAGGCGATGAGCTTACCCAGCCCCCAGCGTCCGGCCAGGATGGCGGAACCAAGGGACACCGGTTCCTGGATGTCGCCGTCCGAGGCCAGCACATAGGTGAAGTGGTCCACCACGTCGCTGCCCAGGGTCTCGCCCAGGAAGGCTTCGGCCGCGGCCACGCCCACGGACTGGGAGAACCCCTGACCCAGCGGACCGGATGTGGCTTCCACGCCGGGGGTGAGGTGCTTTTCCGGGTGTCCGGGCGTCTTGGAACCCCACTGGCGGAATTGCTGCAACTCCTCAACAGGCAAAAAGCCCTGCAAGTGCAGCAGGGAGTAGAGGAGCATGGACTCGTGTCCGGCGGACAGAATGAACCGGTCGCGGTTGAACCATGTGGGATCCTGGGGATCGTAG encodes:
- the tkt gene encoding transketolase encodes the protein MSQETLSNDQLVVNTVKGLIMDGTRKANSGHPGGAMSSADFATVLFKDFLNYDPQDPTWFNRDRFILSAGHESMLLYSLLHLQGFLPVEELQQFRQWGSKTPGHPEKHLTPGVEATSGPLGQGFSQSVGVAAAEAFLGETLGSDVVDHFTYVLASDGDIQEPVSLGSAILAGRWGLGKLIAFYDSNKVQIAGACSRVDCTNYAQAFESFGWHVQEVDGHDREAIAEAVKRAQMEVARPSIIIGHTVMAQGTAGREGDHETHGSPLPPEEIAASKTKMGLDPEQFFQVPDTALNHFRARFDALGKRVEDWKAALDAKLKDEDFAAKWNLFTGPRSGLQVEMPGFTPGESVATRKAWGACLNHIMDQLPQLVGGSADLDPSNQTAKFRDHVGCFGVDGFAARNLSFGVREFPMAAIVNGLALHGGVIPFGATFLTFSDYCRNAVRMSALQELPSLFVFTHDSFYLGEDGPTHQPVEHISSLRLIPEVIDLRPADATETALCLDVALRQEKRPSCLFLTRQGLPVLDPAEYPQMAEGVRKGGYVIQDPEGGPDAVDMVIVATGSEVSLSMKAAKLLSGYNIRIVSIPSVTLFEEQSREYKDAVLLPKVARRVAVEAGRPDIWYRYVGMDGLVKGMDHFGHSAPYKKLEEEYGFTPEALARLIQEKYA